In Procambarus clarkii isolate CNS0578487 chromosome 13, FALCON_Pclarkii_2.0, whole genome shotgun sequence, the genomic stretch gtgttcactaaaaaTACGATCAAGTGTAATTTAATAAAAGAACTcccctggtacagcaggttgtgtgtattcgattccctgcaatgattgtgtgtctgtgtaccttggaaaaacaggaaaatccttacaattacgtatgtcccaaAATGCTTAtaatataagaactgcccaaacgtctaatgctttgtatctacatacaagtttgtgtgatcacactattaattgagatggggcgaaaagcattgccaattgcaatggctttgtggaaaggaatttaattgagtctgccctaattcgtcaatgtccaaatcttctcaatattagtactggtatgtacaaacttgacccagttttaagttacaatattacacaacagtttaagaaaaaattctgaaagggaggcttacaatgtctcattacaattttatattcatttattgtgtgttcatgaggcttttctttaatctttcatccttattctctgaccgcttaatcctctttgaccattctaagctaagctattcctgtttctggtaattctttctctagagatgggttggtcgggttccaggtgttggcctgtaTCCTCTCTTTTTCTCTAgtaagtctggtgttgacaacggcttcaACAGGCTGAAAAGTTATTCTCTCTTccccatatgtatatatatatatatcttatacatatatatatatatatatatatatatatatgtatatatatatatatatatatatatatatatatatatatatatatatatatatatatatatatatatatatatatatatatatatatataggggtaccaccactggtttaattaaagggacccacatcctcgaagaagaaaataaatagtgttcagagaagaccttgtgggttctcactgaatactttaatcttttcctctcctaccacccctattattttttttttattttttttttatttgattttattgcaatgctacagtttacagaaaacacacacttatataacaatataccaatcagtgttcgaagaccttgtccagctcctcgggggtcgggtgcgtacccaatatACAgcatgcatttcccctctgaacagcgacattgaggcgctgaaacataaaactggccgctcttggatctctagtcttcccaatgagttcctcgcccagctccttcaggaacttaagtgcacatttaccccaggcgcccagagtctcagagcctattgacacgaacctgtaacaacgttctaggtccctgtacttgttagttttctgggtctccctgaaggtggccgccccgcctccctcagctgcgctgtaaggttgaTAGGTATCAGccgatgtggatgcacacgtgtagtcccacacgacctgtttaccttccctccacggctgcagggtgactccatctgggcgtttttggctgttgtcaggtctgcacaactgaggttccctttgtgctgggcatccagctgaagccaaacttctcttgatgatgtcattgactgcttcatgtctggcaatctttccctgtgtcttacgacagatgagaccatggctaccGTATtgctctgcccgtgcatggcctcaaatacaccggtgctcggtggagataggggcggcaaggcgcagagcaacaccaatacttagggtccgatggtccaggcgggtgcccaaggcggaattagggactgccaccaggaagtccccggcatggggcgcttgcacagctagaacgcgctttgtccttcctggaagctgcctccagcaatgatgtggcgatgttctccactatggggctatcccatttggactgtttgcagtcatttggaaaagttggtcgaggatgagagttgacgagagtgtcccactgaccggctccttccgcgaatttgggatcatgaatcccaatggagtctcttaggtgttccggtagtatttccttaactaattcacctgttgcactggtcgaggataagaatgctggcaatgctaactgtgtcgccttgcgaatacctattcccccgagtctaactgggagcgttgcttggtcccattggtcatcttgcagggagaggtttaacactttcacggttattgaccttatgagtgtgtcatattctgttaattttggcctgtcgaaggagggagcacaccttaggaaatacgtcagtctgggcaaagccaggcaccttgtgagaaggtacaaagcatcgtgggcgtccaaagcccctattcttccctccatcctcctcaggtcgttcagcttttcttcgaggactacctcaatggcgctcgagcccagaggtgcccctagcagcacactgtcggtgggagcgatcacttgggctcctggcaatatggttcgcactgcatctatggttggttggctagatgagatgatttcacactttaatgggtttagggtgagtcctaactcctctcccttagatttcaccagctgtagatcttctagcagggactcctgtgtccctgccagggtgccatcgtccaggaaccagatgttgagttcgctggtcaacctgcttgtgacctctttaacagccatgcaaaaaagaaaaggggcaagtgggtctcctggctggacaccttctgcagaaacaacttcatgttccccaaatagcagcgtcgattccctactgtaccctgctgagacgaaggggagtagagaaggaaagcttgttcgaactgcttccagtaccacatccctttttacctggttgaaagcatttttaaagtctaatttaattaatgccttattttctgggaggtgcttgatataggctcgtgctgcatgagctgctgcttcacagccatgggggacaccaaaacctagttgatggggtcgaagcatcgtcgcagcgtctatgctaatttttctgacagctgccctagcaacaaggcgccaaaatgtgttacccacggcaatgggtctgactccaccatctttcttcttgagggcacaaagggtcacatatctacgttaattttaactccaataaaaaaatattgacctcatacataatgaaatgggtagctctatcattacataagaaaaaaattaaagaaagtatattaattcaggaaaacttggcttattaggcaaatcgggccttgcatagtaggctgagaagtgcgttctggctactaggtacgacatatatatatatatatatatatatatatatatatatatatatatatatatatatatatatatatatatatatatatatatatatatatatatgtcgtacctaatagccagaacgcacttctcagcctactattcaaggcccgatttgcctaataagccaagttttcatgaattaatgttttttcgtctacctaacctacctaacctaacctaacctagctttttttggctacctatcctaaccttacctataaatataggttaggttaggttaggtagggttggttaggttcggtcatatatctacgttaattttaactccaataaaaaaaaattgacctcatacatagagaaaagggttgctttatcatttcataagaaaaaaattatagtaaatatattaattcaggaaaacttggcttattaggcaaatcgggccttgaatagtaggctgagaagtgagttctggctactaggtacgacatatatatatatatatatatatatatatatatatatatatatatatatatatatatatatatatatatatatatatatatatatatatgcataaaatccacagagaaatatgaaaggaggtgaacgttgcggcttgttaaagcctttgtcatcaccagactgactagaggagaagggaaaagggggaggatatacaggccgacacctgaccgacCCATCAGGTCGGATAAAATACAGACATTAAGATtgatatgtaaaaataattggacAAATTTTACAcagagtttaagattatgggcagtgaataagaaaatagataaatgactggttaggagatgtagatAATTTGCAGGAGGCGTGACGCTAGCTTCTGGATGGCTTTGAGCTCACTTGAGTGCCAAACATTGCAGGGGGAAGCcgtgctccatttgagctcccatcagaaacgaacccctagtgatatatctccaagagaaaagAAGTTTGCAGACAtggcagctgtagaatcgagctgggaacgctgtggtctcaagtcctggatggcgaggagagtttattaagccgcccagagacattatcgtgggctgtgggagcgccctgaccagatgctgtcagagggaggagcgccctcgactaggcaatctgtggtaagcacgatttaagccagttcatagtgattgcttgtagttggtcgtgtgcccagcgacagtagcaatgtttattaataagttagacatgttttgataaggtagacggcctaaaataagagagtggagagggaggaacacagagcgacgtccgttccctctgagcgctggcaggtgactgaggcagaggaccctcccagagtgagtgaagCCCGTCGGGGAGGTGGAGCATAGaccagcccaaaacgggggagtccactcacgcagtatgtagagagcagatagatgttagaGGCAaatatattgtgtggttatttttgtttatgtgtttaaggggagacatttttattggagtgtcaatgggttacaggtttgtctttgggaaagaagttgctgagaacttcgaagccagcacaaagggagtagttgatgagactccaaggtagtggaggagaggacctctagctgtgaggagaagcagtgaatagGTGTGTCACgtacttctgtagaggtggtgaagcaccatagttgctagaGGGAacatcatggtgtagcagccaggagagctgtggaggacccttgcagaagtggtgaagcaccgtagttgctcaaggaagacttcatggtgtagcagccaagaagtgctgcagaggatcctggtagttaagcccggaagaacctgaggatatcagggtagtgaacttccagatgtggaaggagagttctaaatgattacttgtagagaggtgatagagtgtttgtcattagtgtgcaagaggcAGTAGAGgtaagtgattgtttgccatttttgtaccaaggagtgtttatactgaagcatagagttacagacgtaggctggattacctacagatgtatgtgttctaggactgatagggtgatcgattgatcattgttgtgtatcaaggaacattcatactgatatatatgttattgcattcatacgttgattttccttgtacatgtttatagatatatattttcttgctaatagtgcaacattgtattataagacttgacctacttgaggaggtgggtaatattaggtggtgaatcaggagttagaacaccacttgataagctgatgatagagttctgatggcgttggagtgcaacctgactgaaatagtataaagtgtaggattcattattattatatgtgtgtatgtgctttgtccagtaaatgtattcaaatttgctggtgattGCCCTTGTCcttgtgaggcttcccaggaaatagtaaagaaagagagagagagagagaggaagaacaaagaaccaccgctgtggacagggtagaatagaaaactagtaagtcaaatgggattgaggagatcatatcacataaggagagagtagggagtcacagcggctcgagtgggtgtatgcacgtgacaatgaggctgagtgttggagccgcatcccctgaacgtgtgacgttgagcccctctccaagagccatatgtatcgacatatatatatatatgtcgtacctagtagccagaacgcacttctcagcctattatgcaaggcccgatttgcctaataagccaagttttcatgaattaataatttttcgactacctaacctaccttacctaacctaacctaactttttcggctacctaacctaacctaacctataaagataggttaggttaggctaggaagggttggttaggttcggtcatatatctacgttaattttaactccaataaaaaaaaatgacctcatacataatgaaatgggtagctttatcatttcataagaaaaaaatttgagaaaatataataattcaggaaaacttggcttattaggcaaatcaggccttgcatagtaggctgagaagtgcgttctggctactaggtacgacatatatatatatatatatatatatatatatatatatatatatatatatatatatatatatatatatatatatatatattccagaacgtcgaatatatatatatagccagaatatttattctggctatatatatatagccagaatatttattctggctatatatatatagccagaatatatatatcgtcgtcgaaattatatatatatagccagaacgTCGAACTCCGCCTACttgtaggcccgatttgcctagtaagccaagttttcctgaatttaaatatttttcaatattttttcttatgaaattataaagctatccattttatTTTGTATGAatgaattatttttaaatttgagttaaaactaacgtagatatatgaccgaacctaaccaaccctacctaatctaacctaacctatcttaagacTGGAGTTTTGctaggttcccagccatattagtgtgtccttaaatgagcgtgtggatgctgccactaaggaagctatccacaattgtcccatctcccgtaaaggtgctccttattctgacttctacccagttattcatttctcAATCCTTGCCCCTTGGCAGGgtcgttggtcgtctgttactggtaacaaactgcgcacAAAGGGTAGTGcgtccccatggccttcctcctacctccGTAACCGGGGGTCGGAAACGGCTTTGGCAAGGTTAcatattggtcatacacgtttaactcacgggcacttaaagaagcgccgccctgctccttattgtccaaactgcattgttccTGTCATGGACGTGGTTATCCTTGTTGAATGCCTTGTCCTCCTGGACGTGCTTTCATCTTGCTTCCCaactgtccctcgcggtcacctgtccctagaTAGCATCCTTGGTGAATCAGACACATTTGATATCAtttgccttatgcacttttgttcttgtattggtatCCTAAGTAATATTTAGCCCCTTTTGAATATCCAGCATTTGATGATGCTACATAGTCTCCTCAGCTTGTTgccatcttttgataattacttactgaaaTGAATTACTTATTTCTAAATGAACATTAGAAATATTCAATAAATATTTCCAAAATCAGTGAATAATGATGCATATTTCTAAAATAAGTACAAATAATTTATTTGAATTGATTATTTTCAAACTATTTACAGGGTTAGCTGACAGCCAGTGCCAAGAATCGTCGtggggggtctgaatgtgacccAGGCTCGTTGTTCTCTTTTTAATTATGGCGACCCCGacaagcctatgttcatcccaaaCCCCAGACCATTGtctctgccaatttgggtgaaCCTGACCCCAAACGTCTGGCCTCATACTTTGACGACAGACAATGTATCTTCTAGTATAGATTTGGGTGGTACCCAGCGttgtccgggtctgtctgtctcccatctgtccatatatctatctatccatctacctcTACTTAACTATATATATTCATCTattaatccatccatctattcctCTATACctttatcaatccatccatcatctatacatctattcatctatcaatcCACTCACCTGTGTATCCATCTAGCTATCGATCTTTCTGTCCGTCTACCTAACGGCCTATTTACCACCAATCTATCCAACTGTCTGTccacctatctatccatccacttaaaaatctatttattcatctatccatccttcTACCAATCATGTCatccttatttatttatatattgaagAGTTCTTTTActattgtacagccaccagcaaccatagcgtttcgggcaggtccttaatccaatgTTCCCTGGAGTACGACCCACCaagtcgtttaacaaccaggtacccattcactgctgggtgaacacaggctacagttaaagactggcgcccagtcaatcctccccggccatgaTACAAACCCAGGGTAGATCGCTCGTCAAACGCCGGGCGTGTGTTTTAACACCGCGCCAAGGGGATTTCGATCTATTTATCCATTTATCTACTCATCCATCTATGAATAGCTCAATCAATCTATTCATCCTtctgtccatccatctattcatctaccTATACATCTATCTGCCAATCTGTCGATCACTTTGtccatctatccatatatctaGCTATAAATTCATACTGCTATCTGTCCATCCATCTGTGCAGCCATTTATCCTTCAATCTATATATATCCCTCTAGCTTTCTATCTGTTCAtctatatattcatctattcatagatctatctatctctctatctatctatctatctatctttctatctatctatctatctatctatctatctatctatctatctatctatctatctatctatctatctgtctgactCTGTctttctttgtgtctgtctctgtctctttatcTAACTCtagctgtgtgtgtcactgtctctgtccacctgcctgtctctTATAAACAATACAACTGTCTAATGTGTGGGAGTTCGAGAGCGAGAGGAGTTCAGTGGTTTGAAATACAAAACAATAATAGTTACTACTTACTGTGCCACAGTGCCGTTGCTTGAGAAACCTCTGACTTTGTGTAAGGATCGTGTGTTTTATGCCAGTGCGGCCAAATTATTGACAGCACAAAATTCTCGTAATTTTCccaagatcagtgaataatggtgaaTATTACTTTAAGATTTTTTGGAGGACGAAAGGATTTTATTTTGAAAATATAGATATGTAGATGTCCGCCAGTGCCCAAACCTATAGAGAAGGAGGAGGTGGCGTTAGCACGCTGTTCTCTTTTGACTTAtgcgaccccgaccagcctatgtttatcccttacgcAAGACCATTCCCTCTGCAAGTTTTAATTTGGGTAACGGTAGCCTCAACCTTGTTACCgccaactttgaacagacagacattATCTCTTATAGTATAGATGATATAGATACGAACAATAACTTGTGCCAATACTTTATTAAACATGAAACTCGAAGACAACAATAAGTGAACGTTTACTAAGATGAACTTCGTCAGCGGTTAACTGTTACACATACGAGTGTTTACTCGAGCTATTGTTTACACTAACTAGTGTTTATCACAGCTAATGTTTACACTAACTAGTGTTTATCACAGGTATTGTTTACAATTCCTAGTGTTTATCACAGCTAGTGTTTACACTTACTAGTGTTTATCACAACTAGTATTTACACAAACTAGTGTTTATCACAGGTTGTGTTTACACAAACTAGCGTTTATCACAGCTAGTGTTTACAATAACTACTGTTTACAATAACTAGTGTTTATCACAGCTAGTGTTTACACTAAGTAGTGTTTGTCACAGTTAGTGTTTACACCAACTAGTGTTTACACTAACTAGCGTTTATCACAGTTAGTGTTTACACTAACTAGAGTTTATCACAGCTAGTGTTTACACTAACTAGTGTTTAACAGCTAGTGTTTACACTAACTAATGTTTGTCACAGCTAGTGTTTACACTAACTAGAGTTCACATAAGTGAGTGTTGACACTTGAAGGTGTTGACACAAGTAAGTGATGTAGTAGAGAGGAGGTATACATGTGCATATATGTATTATGAGAGAAAGAGGAAGTATACACCTACGAGAGTGTGAATGTGAGTAATATGTGTGAGGcaggtatatatatgtgtatgtgtgtgtatatatgtgttgtCTATGATGGTTGCTGTGAAGAGACGTCATCCTTCACTTCTTCAAGCAACATATACTCGTTTGAAACTTAAGTTTGCGAGTTGTTCATAATTCCTTGACATCAAAGTTAAGGTCTCTGGAgttagggcttcctgtagacaACCAGGAAGAGTATCGAgttagggcttcctgtagacaCCCCAGAAAGAGTATGGTGCAAGGGCATCCTGTAGACGCCCGTGAAGAGTTTGGGgttagggcttcctgtagacgCCCATGAAGTGTATGGTATTAGGGGCTTCCTGTAGACGCCCATGAAGTGTATGGtgttagggcttcctgtagacgcctatgaagagtatggtgttagggcttcttgtagacgcccatgaagagtatggtgttagggcttcctgtagacgcccatgaagagtatggtgttagggcttcctgtagacgcccatgaagagtatggtgttagggcttcctgtagacgcccatgaagagtatggtgttagggcttcctgtagacgCCCATGAAGAGTATGGTGTTAGTGTGGTTGTCCCTGATGAAGAAGACGAAGGGGCGGTCACATCTGAACACTAAAGGGTCCTGTTCGATCAAGAGGACTGTGGCAGCAGCAGCCTCGGAGCCTTCCTCGTTCACCTCCACCACGGCCTTGTGGATGACGGTGTTCACTCTCAGGCTGGTGCCCCGAACATAGTTGGTGAGATCACTGCGGCTCGAGAACAAGTCTTCGATCCCCAGAGCTCCTAGGGCCTGTCAGGAAGATAGGAAGCgtagtgaacactaagaacaTGTCAGAAGGGTGGATTAACACGAAGAACACGTCTGTGAGAAAGGTGGGTGAGCACTAAGAACATGTCAGTGAGAAAGATAAGTAGGTTCTTGAATACTAAGAACACGTCTGTGAGAAAGGTGGGTGAGCACTAAGAACATGTCAGTGAGAAAGATAAGTAGGTTCTTGAATACTAAGAACACGTCTGTGAGAAAGATATGTAGGTTCTAAAACACGAAGAACACGTCTGTGAGAAAGGGGGGGTGAATACTAAGAACATGTCTGTGAGAAAGGTGGGTGAACACTAAGCATATGTCCGTGAGAAAGATAAGTAGGTTCTTGAACACTTAAGAACACGTCTGTGATGAAGATGAAAATGCTGTTGAACACTAAGAACTTGTCTGTGAGGAAGAAAAGAAAGTTCTTGAACACTTAAGAACACGTCTGTGATGAAGATGAAAACGCTGTTGAACACTAAGAACTTGTCTGTGAGGAAGAAAAGAAAGTTCTTGAACACTAAGTACTAAGTTCTTCCTTACATGTCTGTAAGGAAGAACAGAAGATTGTTAAGTACAAAGAACACGTCTTTGAAGAACACGAGAGGATTGGTGAACTCTAAGAAGTGGCTCAAACCAACAGTATGAAGCTGACAACATTTTTCTGTAAGACTAATACAAAACATTTTTAACACAGGGTGTCACCAATCATGGTAGTGTTGTGTCCACTACACCAACAgtataccaccacagtcaccagtcatggTAGTTTTATGTCCACTACACCAACAgtataccaccacagtcaccagtcatggTAGTGTTGTGTCCACTACACTAACAGTATACCACTAAAGTCACCAGTTATGGTAGTTTTATGTCCACTACACCAACAgtataccaccacagtcaccagtcatggtagtgttgtgtccactacaccaacagtataccaccacagtcaccagtcatggTAGTTTCGCGTCCATTACACCAACAGTATACCACCAAAGTCACCAGTCATGGTAGTTTTATGTCCACTACACCAACAGTATACCACCACAGTATATCACCAGTCATGGTAGTGTTGTGTCCACTACACCAACTCAGACCCCTCAAACAAACTCAGCAAACTCAGTTTTCTTGATATAAGGGGTCTGAGTTGGTGTAGTCGgtcaaggcataccagttattgcAGCTGCGCGAACACCTGTACTCTCTGGGTTCGATTCagctataacataaagaggtaaatatatacaatgaattagtgagacaaatgtttttcaatgatcctacttaaatcgccctttagctgatctattagaaatggatctaagttatatagaccac encodes the following:
- the LOC138364494 gene encoding leukocyte elastase inhibitor-like, whose amino-acid sequence is MAAPFKPGEIADLESMQRLFTAIIHSALGALGIEDLFSSRSDLTNYVRGTSLRVNTVIHKAVVEVNEEGSEAAAATVLLIEQDPLVFRCDRPFVFFIRDNHTNTILFMGVYRKP